In Bacteroidota bacterium, a single genomic region encodes these proteins:
- a CDS encoding 3'-5' exonuclease, which produces MLEKINLQNVLFLDIETVPEVYEYAALSTEMQELWDKKMQYFKKENNTSAELYSRAGIYAEFGKIVCISVGYLEVQNKENTFQIQSFFGMDEFQLLTDFTAFLNNRYGKKSYLLCAHNGKEFDFPYIARRMLIQGIKLPSVLDLAGKKPWEVPHLDTLEMWKFGDYKNFTSLNLLAAIFKITTPKDDIDGSEVSKVFWEEKNVLRIVRYCQKDVLTVAQLILRFIGKPLIEESSVFVAA; this is translated from the coding sequence ATGCTAGAAAAAATCAATCTACAAAACGTGTTGTTTCTGGATATAGAAACAGTTCCTGAGGTATATGAATACGCTGCCCTATCTACTGAAATGCAGGAACTCTGGGACAAAAAAATGCAATATTTTAAAAAGGAAAATAATACCTCGGCTGAACTCTATTCGCGAGCAGGAATCTATGCTGAATTTGGAAAAATTGTATGCATTTCTGTGGGATACCTAGAAGTCCAAAACAAAGAAAACACTTTTCAAATCCAATCCTTTTTTGGAATGGACGAATTTCAGTTACTTACTGATTTTACTGCATTCTTAAACAATAGGTATGGAAAAAAAAGTTATTTGTTGTGTGCGCACAATGGAAAAGAATTCGATTTCCCCTATATAGCAAGGCGCATGCTCATACAAGGAATTAAGCTGCCATCGGTATTGGACCTTGCAGGCAAAAAACCTTGGGAAGTGCCTCATTTGGATACGCTTGAAATGTGGAAATTTGGCGATTACAAAAACTTCACCTCCCTAAATTTATTAGCAGCCATATTTAAAATCACCACCCCAAAGGATGATATTGATGGGAGTGAAGTATCAAAAGTGTTTTGGGAAGAAAAAAACGTATTGCGCATTGTGCGCTATTGCCAAAAAGATGTGCTAACCGTGGCGCAATTAATACTTCGCTTTATTGGAAAGCCTTTGATAGAAGAGTCATCGGTTTTTGTGGCTGCTTAA